The region CTAAGCCCCGAGGCATGGGTAAGGCTACCGGTCGGGCCTTGACTCTTATTTCGAGCCATAAGCAATTTAAATACCAATAACCGAAACCCTCGACCGAACAACCCGATATCTCGCTGAAACCTCATGCCGCAACGTAACGGCAAATGTTCAGGCCCAGAAAAGAACTATCTTTTATATCGGGTTCCTTTGCTGTTTGGCAAGTTTTCTTCGGACCGTGTCTACCAGGTGACGGTTTTGGCGGATGATTTCTGTTATGATCATAATTGGTTAACCTCGATAGTCCAAAGACAAAGATTGCGGTTCATAGGTCTTGAAACGCATACGGTCCCTGTAAACCGCCAAAGCGGCCTAGGCGGCGGCTTATGGCTGATCATTATCGATCAATGTCAAGAGGCAGGCAAGTCAATGCCGGGGTGCGTATTTTTAGCCCGGACTGTGGGTTCGACATTTGTCACAGCGCTCGCTGTCATCGTGACGCTTGCCGCAGCCTGGCTAACCTCCGAATTCTGCGTTATTGCCTCGCGCGCAGACCCGGCGCCGATTGCGCCAGACACACCGCAACGTCCCGCCGCCAGCACTGCTAGGATAGAACGGGCAGGCCCTCAAACCAAGCTCATCTTCGAGATTTCCACGCCTATCGATGCCACGGCCTTCGTCCTTGCCGATCCTGATCGTGTTATTGTCGACTTGCCCCAAATGGATTTTTTGCTGGACCCGGAAAGCGGCCGCCAGGCAAACGGAACACGCCAAAAAACCAGCCTCATTACCGCCTATAGATTTGGGCAACTTGCGCCAGGTAAGTCGCGGATCGTCATAGATCTTCGCGGCCCTGCCCGGCTCCTGCGCGCGGCTTGCGAAAAAAACGAGAGCGACAATCACGCGCGTCTCGTCATCGAGCTCACGGCAACCGATCGCGCGGAGTTCCAAGCGGCTGTCCAAATCGCACGGCAGAAGTTCGAAGCGATAGCACAAGCCAGGCAGGAGCAAAAACCGCAACCGGCATCGGCAAAACCCGTGGTGATGATCGATCCGGGGCATGGCGGCATCGACCGGGGCGCCAGGGTAAAAGGACTTGTCGAAAAAGATTTGGTCTTCGATTTCGCCAAGGCGCTCGCCGCCAAACTTGAGGCTGGCGGTCACCTCAAGGTCGCCATGACCCGCGACGGCGACAGTTTCGTTCCCCTCTCTGAACGGGTCAAGATGGCGCGCGACGGAAACGCCGCTCTCTTCATCTCGATCCATGCCGACACCCTCTCCGAAGCATCCGATGTTTCCGGGGCGACAGTCTACACCGTTTCGGATCGAGCCTCGGATGCCGAAGC is a window of Methylocapsa sp. D3K7 DNA encoding:
- a CDS encoding N-acetylmuramoyl-L-alanine amidase; translation: MPGCVFLARTVGSTFVTALAVIVTLAAAWLTSEFCVIASRADPAPIAPDTPQRPAASTARIERAGPQTKLIFEISTPIDATAFVLADPDRVIVDLPQMDFLLDPESGRQANGTRQKTSLITAYRFGQLAPGKSRIVIDLRGPARLLRAACEKNESDNHARLVIELTATDRAEFQAAVQIARQKFEAIAQARQEQKPQPASAKPVVMIDPGHGGIDRGARVKGLVEKDLVFDFAKALAAKLEAGGHLKVAMTRDGDSFVPLSERVKMARDGNAALFISIHADTLSEASDVSGATVYTVSDRASDAEAERVAQQENQADAAAGLDKAEDAGDVSDILFDLTRRETRAYSHFFAHTLVNYWKVAGRLNKNPQRSAGFRVLKAPDVPSVLLELGYLSNQKDGLALNSPQWRDETSSRVAGAIEAFFSARENTANIGKSDSDASPVGKIPSVPQ